A genomic region of Coriobacteriaceae bacterium contains the following coding sequences:
- a CDS encoding iron hydrogenase small subunit codes for MAGERGRTLYALDRTRPTRFSHENPNVATCYEEFLGEPLSHLAHDLLHTDQEQWTL; via the coding sequence ATGGCAGGCGAGCGCGGCCGGACGCTCTACGCACTGGACCGCACGCGTCCGACGCGCTTTAGCCACGAGAACCCCAACGTGGCCACGTGCTACGAGGAGTTCCTGGGCGAGCCGCTCTCGCATCTGGCCCACGATCTGCTCCACACCGACCAGGAGCAGTGGACGCTGTAG
- a CDS encoding DUF4430 domain-containing protein, which translates to MKRLFACIAACALFASLALAGCGSNAPASSSAASTQGSSAAAAASQQADQPGELIETKATITDADGNTTSYTVQIPAADATALAVLEATDAEVATENSQYGTYITAINGIAAEGNSGWVYTVNGEQVMEAVDVCPVAAGDTVEFSFITM; encoded by the coding sequence ATGAAACGTCTTTTTGCATGCATTGCCGCCTGCGCGCTCTTCGCCTCGCTGGCACTTGCCGGTTGTGGCTCGAATGCCCCGGCATCGTCGAGCGCGGCGAGCACGCAAGGCTCCTCCGCCGCCGCGGCGGCGAGCCAACAGGCTGACCAGCCCGGTGAGCTCATCGAGACCAAGGCGACGATTACGGATGCCGACGGAAACACCACGAGCTACACCGTCCAGATACCGGCAGCCGATGCGACGGCGCTTGCCGTGCTCGAGGCAACCGATGCCGAAGTCGCCACCGAGAACAGCCAGTACGGCACGTACATCACCGCCATCAACGGCATCGCGGCCGAGGGCAATTCGGGTTGGGTCTACACGGTCAACGGCGAGCAGGTCATGGAAGCCGTCGACGTCTGTCCCGTGGCAGCCGGTGATACCGTGGAGTTCTCCTTCATCACGATGTAG
- a CDS encoding energy-coupling factor transporter transmembrane protein EcfT: MRPDAFSTHHPAVTLTFFVGVIVLCVLVQQPVVQAAGLMGAVLYYLCLRGRDAWRLLAAMALALVVLATINPLFNTLGDTALFTYLGARPYTLEALAYGASTATMFVSVMLWFACYAQVMSTDKFTYLFGRRAPALTLVLTMTLRLVPSYGRKARQISTARRCVGLSMTQGSVRERARDGASLLSALTSWALEGAVTTADSMRSRGYGARTSGDSSTPGRYLQCRFRMRDALLLALMVACVIVTCIALASGALAVSYVPAIDIPTLSPLGIGALVACTVLVLVPSAIDAKEAIAWRSSLSNI, from the coding sequence ATGCGCCCCGATGCCTTCTCGACACATCATCCTGCGGTGACGCTCACCTTCTTCGTGGGCGTCATCGTGTTGTGCGTGCTCGTGCAGCAACCCGTCGTGCAAGCGGCGGGCCTCATGGGTGCGGTGCTCTACTACCTGTGTCTGCGCGGGCGCGATGCCTGGCGCCTGCTTGCGGCGATGGCATTGGCGCTCGTCGTGCTTGCCACGATCAACCCCCTCTTCAACACGCTTGGCGACACCGCGCTCTTCACGTACCTGGGCGCACGCCCCTACACGCTCGAGGCGCTCGCCTACGGTGCGTCGACCGCGACCATGTTCGTGAGCGTCATGCTGTGGTTTGCCTGCTATGCGCAGGTGATGAGCACGGACAAGTTCACGTACCTCTTTGGCCGCCGGGCACCAGCGCTCACGCTCGTGCTGACGATGACGCTACGCCTCGTGCCGAGTTACGGACGCAAGGCCCGACAGATTTCGACAGCGCGGCGCTGCGTCGGCCTGTCGATGACGCAGGGCAGCGTACGCGAACGTGCGCGGGATGGGGCTTCGCTGCTCTCGGCGCTCACGAGCTGGGCGCTCGAGGGTGCCGTGACCACGGCCGACTCGATGCGTTCGCGCGGTTACGGCGCGCGGACTAGCGGCGACTCATCGACTCCGGGGCGCTACCTGCAATGCCGCTTCCGCATGCGCGATGCGCTGTTGCTCGCCCTCATGGTCGCGTGCGTTATCGTCACCTGCATCGCCCTCGCGAGCGGCGCGCTTGCCGTGAGCTACGTGCCCGCCATCGACATCCCCACGCTCTCGCCGCTTGGCATCGGCGCGCTCGTGGCGTGTACGGTGCTCGTGCTCGTGCCATCTGCCATCGATGCGAAGGAGGCGATTGCATGGCGCTCTTCGCTCTCGAACATCTGA